The following are encoded together in the Vigna angularis cultivar LongXiaoDou No.4 chromosome 9, ASM1680809v1, whole genome shotgun sequence genome:
- the LOC108320578 gene encoding transcription factor bHLH25: protein MMEDSWQNWLSHLGMNDNFGCTSNNGVLFEEMMWLNSTGQGCDSSNKEVACMEVKEEHSKCCWRKRGVEKHQELEAKGREKKGTKRARTSSEIEYHIISERKRRQDIAEKFIALSATIPGLKKIDKVSILGEAIKYMRQLQQRIAVLEKASNNNSVKPFIIAKSHLCSASCSANSNIEVLPEVEASGLENEVLIRIYCEKRKDILLNLMTLLQSVHLSVTSSSVLPFGNSLLNIIIVARTSEEYNLTVTDLVKTLKQNLFMFYEV from the exons ATGATGGAGGACTCGTGGCAAAACTGGCTCTCTCATTTG GGAATGAATGACAACTTTGGGTGCACCAGCAATAACGGTGTACTCTTTGAAGAGATGATGTGGTTGAATAGTACTGGGCAGGGATGTGATAGCTCCAATAAGGAGGTAGCATGTATGGAGGTAAAAGAGGAACATTCTAAGTGTTGTTGGCGTAAAAGGGGTGTCGAGAAGCATCAAGAGTTGGAGGCAAAGGGAAGGGAGAAGAAAGGAACAAAAAGGGCAAGAACTTCTTCTGAGATAGAATATCACATCATCTCTGAGAGAAAAAGGAGACAGGATATAGCAGAGAAATTCATAGCACTCTCAGCTACCATACCTGGCTTGAAGAAg ATAGACAAGGTATCAATCCTTGGGGAAGCCATAAAGTACATGCGACAACTTCAACAACGCATAGCAGTGTTGGAAAAAGCGAGCAACAATAACAGTGTAAAGCCGTTTATCATAGCCAAATCACACCTTTGTTCAGCATCATGTTCAGCAAATTCTAACATTGAAGTGCTCCCTGAAGTTGAAGCAAGTGGGTTAGAGAATGAAGTGCTGATTAGAATCTACTGTGAGAAACGAAAGGACATCTTGCTAAACCTAATGACCCTTCTACAAAGTGTTCATCTCTCAGTAACCAGTAGCAGTGTATTGCCATTTGGAAACTCTCTTCTCAACATTATCATTGTTGCTCGG ACGAGTGAGGAGTACAACTTGACGGTAACAGATTTGGTTAAGACGTTGAAGCAGAATCTTTTCATGTTTTATGAGGTGTAA
- the LOC108320544 gene encoding transcription factor bHLH18: MEESGENWPSDSYLEAGDDVKDFCFDDEEFASEEDEGDSFPEMKSTDRKQRQQKLRERFLALSATIPGFQKMDKKSILDKASNYVKQLEQRVRELEQEVQSNKVCASSSSSSEVNSNGSNQILPEVKVRVLQKEVLIIVHCEKQKGIVLKILSHLENINLSVLNSSVLRFGKSTIDITIIAQMGEGYQMGVDELVETLRLTILNQ, translated from the exons ATGGAGGAATCAGGGGAAAATTGGCCTTCTGATTCTTACTTG GAAGCAGGTGATGACGTTAAGGATTTCtgttttgatgatgaagaatTCGCGAGCGAGGAGGATGAAGGAGATTCATTTCCTGAGATGAAAAGTACGGACAGAAAACAACGACAACAGAAACTCAGGGAGAGGTTCCTTGCACTCTCAGCAACCATTCCTGGTTTTCAGAAG ATGGACAAGAAATCGATTCTAGACAAAGCCAGCAACTACGTGAAACAGCTTGAGCAACGAGTGAGAGAGCTGGAACAAGAAGTTCAATCGAACAAGGTTTGCGCGAGCAGCAGCAGCTCCAGCGAAGTGAATTCCAATGGATCAAATCAAATTCTTCCAGAAGTGAAAGTGAGAGTGTTGCAGAAGGAAGTGCTGATAATAGTTCACTGTGAGAAACAGAAAGGAATCGTGCTCAAAATACTATCACACCTCGAAAATATCAATCTATCTGTGCTCAACAGCAGCGTCTTGCGCTTTGGAAAATCCACCATCGACATCACCATCATTGCTCAG ATGGGAGAGGGATACCAGATGGGAGTGGATGAGCTGGTGGAGACACTGAGATTAACGATCTTGAATCAGTAG